The Claveliimonas bilis genome window below encodes:
- the sstT gene encoding serine/threonine transporter SstT, giving the protein MKNAIKKWNSISLVKRIIVGLIIGIILGLTIPQASGISILGDLFVGALRGVAPILVFFLVMSALCHMGEGQKTNMKAIVVLYMLGNLLAALVAVVAHYIFPVTLTFAENTNTGDVTPPSGVVEVLTNLLMNLVDNPVNAIVNANYIGILAWAIIFGVALKKAGPGTKKALEDISDAVSVAVQWVISCAPFGIMGLIFTTISEQGLGALVEYGRLIVILVGSMAVVAFVVNPLVTFVCTRRNPYPLVFTCLKESFITAFFTRSSAANIPVNMELCKKLNLDEDTYSISIPLGATVNMAGAAITISTMALAAATTLDIQVSFGSALIMCVLAAASAAGASGVAGGSLLLIPLACSLFGIPNDIAMQVVGVGFIIGVIQDSCETGINSSTDVLYTACAEFRDRRLHPEDYTGKPEARFTVPKNNA; this is encoded by the coding sequence ATGAAAAATGCAATCAAAAAATGGAACAGCATCAGTCTTGTAAAACGAATTATTGTAGGACTGATCATTGGTATCATTCTCGGACTTACTATTCCACAGGCATCCGGAATTTCCATCCTCGGTGATCTGTTCGTTGGGGCGCTTCGTGGTGTTGCACCAATCTTGGTATTTTTCCTTGTTATGAGTGCATTATGCCATATGGGCGAAGGACAGAAAACCAACATGAAGGCTATCGTAGTTCTGTATATGCTCGGTAACCTTCTCGCTGCTCTTGTAGCTGTAGTTGCACATTATATCTTCCCGGTTACTCTGACATTTGCAGAGAATACAAATACCGGTGATGTTACACCTCCAAGCGGTGTAGTAGAGGTTCTTACAAATCTTTTAATGAACCTGGTAGACAATCCGGTAAATGCTATCGTAAATGCGAACTACATTGGTATTCTTGCATGGGCAATCATTTTCGGTGTGGCTTTAAAGAAAGCCGGTCCGGGTACTAAAAAAGCTTTAGAAGATATTTCCGATGCCGTATCTGTAGCTGTTCAGTGGGTTATCAGCTGTGCTCCATTCGGTATCATGGGCTTGATCTTCACAACAATTTCCGAGCAGGGTCTGGGCGCTCTTGTAGAGTACGGACGTCTGATCGTTATCCTGGTAGGCAGCATGGCAGTTGTTGCATTTGTTGTTAATCCGCTTGTTACCTTTGTATGTACAAGAAGAAATCCATATCCGCTTGTATTTACATGCTTAAAAGAAAGCTTTATCACTGCATTCTTCACAAGAAGTTCCGCTGCAAATATTCCTGTTAACATGGAACTGTGTAAAAAGCTTAACCTTGACGAGGATACATATTCTATTTCCATTCCTCTGGGAGCAACAGTCAATATGGCGGGAGCAGCTATTACAATCTCCACAATGGCCCTTGCAGCAGCTACAACACTGGATATCCAAGTTTCCTTTGGATCAGCCCTTATTATGTGTGTTCTCGCGGCTGCCAGTGCAGCAGGTGCATCCGGTGTTGCCGGAGGATCATTGCTTCTGATTCCTCTTGCCTGCAGCCTGTTCGGTATTCCGAATGATATTGCAATGCAGGTTGTTGGTGTCGGCTTTATTATCGGCGTTATCCAGGATTCCTGTGAGACAGGTATCAACTCTTCCACAGACGTTCTTTATACAGCGTGTGCAGAGTTCCGCGACAGACGGCTTCATCCTGAAGACTATACAGGAAAACCGGAAGCACGTTTCACAGTGCCAAAAAATAACGCTTAA